The following proteins come from a genomic window of Alnus glutinosa chromosome 10, dhAlnGlut1.1, whole genome shotgun sequence:
- the LOC133880629 gene encoding carboxylesterase 15-like — protein sequence MVRERKVVDEVSGWLRVYDDGSVDRTWTGPPEVKFMADPVPPHEEFVDGVAVKDVVINEMSGLKARIYLPEKKLGENDKLPILLHFHGGGFCISEADWYMYYHVYTRLARSAGVVCVSAFLRRAPEHRLPAAVDDSYSTLLWLRSLAQGESHEPWLKESADFNRVFLIGDSSGGNLVHEVAARAGKMDLSPLRLAGGIPIHPGFVRSERSKSELEQPQSPFLTLDMLDKFLSFSLPKGCTKDHPITCPMGSAAPPLEKLNLPPFLLCLAETDLVIDTEMEYYQAMKKANKDVELFISHGMSHSFYLNKIAVDMDPNTAAQTENLIAGIKEFINNH from the exons ATGGTCCGTGAGAGGAAGGTCGTTGACGAGGTGTCGGGTTGGTTGCGAGTCTACGATGATGGCTCAGTGGACAGGACTTGGACCGGACCGCCTGAGGTCAAGTTCATGGCCGACCCAGTCCCTCCCCATGAAGAATTCGTCGACGGAGTAGCCGTGAAAGACGTTGTCATCAATGAAATGTCTGGTCTTAAGGCTCGGATTTATCTACCGGAGAAAAAGCTTGGCGAAAACGATAAGCTTCCAATCCTTCTTCACTTCCATGGAGGTGGGTTTTGCATTAGCGAAGCTGACTGGTACATGTACTACCACGTCTACACTCGCCTTGCACGTTCAGCCGGAGTGGTTTGTGTCTCGGCGTTCTTACGCCGGGCCCCCGAGCACCGTCTCCCGGCTGCCGTCGACGATAGCTACTCGACACTCCTCTGGCTTCGCTCGCTGGCTCAAG GTGAATCACATGAGCCATGGCTCAAGGAGAGTGCGGACTTCAATCGTGTTTTCCTTATCGGAGATAGCTCCGGAGGGAACCTTGTCCATGAAGTGGCTGCAAGAGCAGGGAAGATGGATTTGAGCCCGTTAAGACTAGCCGGAGGGATTCCGATCCACCCAGGATTTGTGCGGTCAGAGAGGAGCAAGTCCGAGCTTGAGCAACCGCAATCTCCTTTCCTAACGCTAGACATGTTGGACAAGTTTCTGAGCTTTTCGTTGCCGAAGGGCTGCACCAAAGACCACCCGATAACCTGTCCAATGGGGTCGGCAGCGCCGCCATTGGAGAAGCTTAACCTGCCGCCATTCCTACTCTGCCTAGCAGAGACTGACTTGGTCATAGACACTGAGATGGAGTACTACCAGGCCATGAAGAAGGCTAACAAGGATGTGGAGCTGTTTATTAGCCATGGAATGAGTCACAGCTTCTATCTTAACAAAATTGCAGTGGATATGGACCCAAATACGGCTGCCCAAACGGAAAATCTTATTGCAGGGATCAAAGAATTCATCAATAACCACTAA